From Quercus lobata isolate SW786 chromosome 1, ValleyOak3.0 Primary Assembly, whole genome shotgun sequence, one genomic window encodes:
- the LOC115990589 gene encoding protein NRT1/ PTR FAMILY 3.1 isoform X2, producing MPVTKAANTLTNFGGTASLTPLLGAFISDAFVGRFWTITVASIVYQIGMISLTLSAVLPQLRPPPCKGDQVCREADAGQEAILYISLLLGALGSGGIRPCVVAFGADQFDETDPKQNTKTWTFFNWYYFVMGASILVAVTVLVYIQDNVGWGWGLGIPTIAMLISVITFIIGYPLYRNLDPVGSPFTRLVQVIVAAYKKRKLPSVYDPKLLYQNDELDASISLAGKLVHTKHMKFLDKAAIVTEEDNLKSGQAPNFWRLNTVHRVEELKSVIRMGPIWASGILLITAYAQQSTFSILQAKTMNRHITKSFQIPAGSMTVFSYITMLITIAFYDRLFIPLARKFTGLDRGITFLHRMGIGFVISILATLVAGFAEVKRKNVALAHGLIDQPHPDIPISVFWLVPQYCLHGIAEAFMSIGHLEFFYDQAPESMRSTAMALFWLAISFGNYFSSLLVYVVHKFSAGPNGSNWLRNDNLSKGKLEYFYWLLTLLQVVNLIYYLYCAKIYTFKPVQVHGKESGTSEEDGVELANRV from the exons ATGCCAGTAACCAAAGCAGCTAACACCCTCACCAACTTTGGAGGGACTGCAAGCTTGACACCTTTGCTTGGGGCCTTCATCTCTGATGCATTTGTTGGTCGGTTCTGGACCATAACAGTTGCTTCCATCGTATACCAAATA GGCATGATTAGCTTAACACTCTCAGCAGTACTGCCACAACTTAGGCCACCCCCATGTAAAGGTGATCAAGTGTGCAGAGAAGCCGATGCCGGACAGGAGGCAATCCTATACATATCTCTCCTACTAGGAGCCCTAGGATCGGGTGGGATCCGACCCTGTGTAGTGGCATTCGGGGCAGATCAATTTGATGAGACGGATCCTAAGCAAAACACCAAGACATGGACTTTTTTCAACTGGTACTATTTTGTCATGGGAGCATCCATACTAGTGGCTGTGACCGTTCTTGTTTATATTCAAGATAACGTTGGATGGGGTTGGGGCCTTGGCATTCCCACCATCGCTATGTTAATTTCagttattacttttattatcGGGTACCCACTTTACCGGAACTTGGATCCGGTTGGGAGTCCATTTACCCGGTTGGTACAAGTGATTGTGGCCGCCTACAAGAAGAGAAAGCTGCCTTCGGTATATGATCCTAAATTATTATACCAAAATGACGAGCTTGATGCCTCAATTTCTTTGGCAGGGAAACTTGTTCACACCAAGCACATGAA GTTCCTTGACAAGGCAGCTATTGTTACAGAAGAAGACAACCTCAAATCTGGGCAAGCACCAAACTTTTGGAGATTGAACACTGTTCATAGAGTGGAAGAATTAAAATCAGTGATCCGAATGGGTCCTATATGGGCTTCAGGCATCCTTCTTATCACAGCCTATGCACAACAAAGCACATTCTCAATTCTACAAGCCAAAACCATGAATAGGCACATCACAAAATCCTTCCAAATCCCTGCTGGCTCCATGACTGTCTTCTCCTATATCACCATGCTCATCACAATCGCATTTTATGACCGTCTTTTCATTCCCTTGGCTCGCAAATTCACTGGGCTTGACCGTGGCATCACCTTCTTGCATCGAATGGGAATCGGGTTTGTTATCTCCATACTCGCCACTCTAGTTGCCGGGTTCGCCGAAGTGAAGCGTAAAAATGTGGCTTTAGCACACGGTCTCATCGATCAGCCTCATCCTGATATCCCTATATCAGTATTTTGGCTTGTACCACAGTATTGCCTTCATGGGATTGCTGAAGCTTTCATGTCCATAGGACATCTTGAGTTTTTCTACGACCAGGCACCAGAAAGCATGAGGAGCACTGCTATGGCATTGTTTTGGTTGGCTATTTCATTTGGGAATTATTTCAGCTCGCTACTTGTTTATGTAGTGCACAAGTTTAGTGCTGGGCCTAATGGATCAAACTGGCTTCGGAATGACAATCTGAGTAAGGGAAAGTTGGAATACTTTTACTGGCTACTCACATTGTTGCAAGTCGTAAATCTTATTTACTACTTGTATTGCGccaaaatatatacatttaagCCTGTTCAGGTGCATGGGAAAGAAAGTGGTACTTCTGAAGAAGATGGAGTTGAGCTTGCAAACCGGGTTTAG
- the LOC115990589 gene encoding protein NRT1/ PTR FAMILY 3.1 isoform X1, giving the protein MEEKGNRGRMKKGGWVTMPFIFANEICEKLAVVGFSTNMINYLTTQLHMPVTKAANTLTNFGGTASLTPLLGAFISDAFVGRFWTITVASIVYQIGMISLTLSAVLPQLRPPPCKGDQVCREADAGQEAILYISLLLGALGSGGIRPCVVAFGADQFDETDPKQNTKTWTFFNWYYFVMGASILVAVTVLVYIQDNVGWGWGLGIPTIAMLISVITFIIGYPLYRNLDPVGSPFTRLVQVIVAAYKKRKLPSVYDPKLLYQNDELDASISLAGKLVHTKHMKFLDKAAIVTEEDNLKSGQAPNFWRLNTVHRVEELKSVIRMGPIWASGILLITAYAQQSTFSILQAKTMNRHITKSFQIPAGSMTVFSYITMLITIAFYDRLFIPLARKFTGLDRGITFLHRMGIGFVISILATLVAGFAEVKRKNVALAHGLIDQPHPDIPISVFWLVPQYCLHGIAEAFMSIGHLEFFYDQAPESMRSTAMALFWLAISFGNYFSSLLVYVVHKFSAGPNGSNWLRNDNLSKGKLEYFYWLLTLLQVVNLIYYLYCAKIYTFKPVQVHGKESGTSEEDGVELANRV; this is encoded by the exons atggaggagaaagGGAACCGTGGAAGAATGAAAAAAGGAGGGTGGGTCACAATGCCCTTCATCTTTG cAAACGAGATTTGTGAGAAGTTGGCTGTGGTAGGATTTAGTACTAATATGATTAACTACTTAACAACACAGCTGCATATGCCAGTAACCAAAGCAGCTAACACCCTCACCAACTTTGGAGGGACTGCAAGCTTGACACCTTTGCTTGGGGCCTTCATCTCTGATGCATTTGTTGGTCGGTTCTGGACCATAACAGTTGCTTCCATCGTATACCAAATA GGCATGATTAGCTTAACACTCTCAGCAGTACTGCCACAACTTAGGCCACCCCCATGTAAAGGTGATCAAGTGTGCAGAGAAGCCGATGCCGGACAGGAGGCAATCCTATACATATCTCTCCTACTAGGAGCCCTAGGATCGGGTGGGATCCGACCCTGTGTAGTGGCATTCGGGGCAGATCAATTTGATGAGACGGATCCTAAGCAAAACACCAAGACATGGACTTTTTTCAACTGGTACTATTTTGTCATGGGAGCATCCATACTAGTGGCTGTGACCGTTCTTGTTTATATTCAAGATAACGTTGGATGGGGTTGGGGCCTTGGCATTCCCACCATCGCTATGTTAATTTCagttattacttttattatcGGGTACCCACTTTACCGGAACTTGGATCCGGTTGGGAGTCCATTTACCCGGTTGGTACAAGTGATTGTGGCCGCCTACAAGAAGAGAAAGCTGCCTTCGGTATATGATCCTAAATTATTATACCAAAATGACGAGCTTGATGCCTCAATTTCTTTGGCAGGGAAACTTGTTCACACCAAGCACATGAA GTTCCTTGACAAGGCAGCTATTGTTACAGAAGAAGACAACCTCAAATCTGGGCAAGCACCAAACTTTTGGAGATTGAACACTGTTCATAGAGTGGAAGAATTAAAATCAGTGATCCGAATGGGTCCTATATGGGCTTCAGGCATCCTTCTTATCACAGCCTATGCACAACAAAGCACATTCTCAATTCTACAAGCCAAAACCATGAATAGGCACATCACAAAATCCTTCCAAATCCCTGCTGGCTCCATGACTGTCTTCTCCTATATCACCATGCTCATCACAATCGCATTTTATGACCGTCTTTTCATTCCCTTGGCTCGCAAATTCACTGGGCTTGACCGTGGCATCACCTTCTTGCATCGAATGGGAATCGGGTTTGTTATCTCCATACTCGCCACTCTAGTTGCCGGGTTCGCCGAAGTGAAGCGTAAAAATGTGGCTTTAGCACACGGTCTCATCGATCAGCCTCATCCTGATATCCCTATATCAGTATTTTGGCTTGTACCACAGTATTGCCTTCATGGGATTGCTGAAGCTTTCATGTCCATAGGACATCTTGAGTTTTTCTACGACCAGGCACCAGAAAGCATGAGGAGCACTGCTATGGCATTGTTTTGGTTGGCTATTTCATTTGGGAATTATTTCAGCTCGCTACTTGTTTATGTAGTGCACAAGTTTAGTGCTGGGCCTAATGGATCAAACTGGCTTCGGAATGACAATCTGAGTAAGGGAAAGTTGGAATACTTTTACTGGCTACTCACATTGTTGCAAGTCGTAAATCTTATTTACTACTTGTATTGCGccaaaatatatacatttaagCCTGTTCAGGTGCATGGGAAAGAAAGTGGTACTTCTGAAGAAGATGGAGTTGAGCTTGCAAACCGGGTTTAG